The nucleotide window CTGCGCTTAACACTGAAGAATGCTAGAGATATGGGAAGGCTAGCAAGGATAGTGTATTATTCTGCTCCTTACGATTGGCATAGGATCTACAATGCAGACATAGACCCTGTCCAGACGTACATGTATGAGCACGATCTGTTTCCGCTTGCGTTAATCAATATAGAATGTGTTAAGGGTAATGCCAGATGGCATCTGCTTGATTCCGTAGAGAGCATAGACTATGAATTGCCTGTTCTGAAGGAAGTGGAGATACGGTTACATCATGACAGGCAAGGTGTACTCGTAAAGCCTACAGATCGCATAAAGTCTATTGAATTGCTAATAGAAGATGGGAATATAGTAATTGAAGGCAATGAGAGAGATGTTTTGTTGCAATTGGTTGATAATGTGCGTGAGATTGATCCCGATATTATATACATAGATAAGGGCGATTCATTCGTTGTTCCAAGTTTATTGTATAGAGCACATACACATGGAATATCTTCACAGATCATCCTAGGAAGAGATAAGGAGCCAGTAGTGTTGCCGAAGAAGAAAGGTTCTTCATACTATTCATATGGAAAGGTGATCTACAGACCAAGACCCATCAGGTTTCATGGCAGAGTGCATGTAGATACTTTTAACACATTCGTGCATGCTGCTTGCGGTCTTAATGGATTGATAGAAGTGGCAAGAACATGCAGGGTTCCATTGGATACAACTACCAGAGCATCCATCGGGAGGATAATGACCAGCATAGAATTTTACCATGCTTATAAAGATAATATTTTGATCCCATGGAAGCCTACCCTTGCTGAACGGTTCAAGAGCGCATATGATCTTATGGTAGGAGATAGGGGTGGCTTCATCTTTGAACCAAAAGTTGGTGTGCATGATAACGTTGGTGAAATAGACTTTTCTTCACTGTATCCAACATTGATGCTGAAGAAGAACATCAGTGCAGAAACTGTTGCCTGTGATTGCTGTCCTGATTCACATTTAAGAGTACCAGAATTGAATTATAATATCTGTGAAAAGAGAATTGGTATAATCCCCAAATCGCTTGATTTATTGATACAGAAAAGAGCCAGATATAAGGAACTGAAGAAATCCGCAGATGGTAGTGCTAGAGAAATTTACGATGCCAGACAAACTGCATTGAAGTGGGTTCTGGTTTCATGTTTTGGATATCTAGGATTCAGGAACGCAAAGTTTGGGAGGATAGATGCTCATATGGCTGTGTGTGCGTTTGCTAGGAAAGCATTGTTTGACGCTCTCAAGATTGCTGAAGGTAATGCGTATGAGATTGTTCATGGCATAGTGGATTCCTTATGGTTGAA belongs to Nitrososphaerales archaeon and includes:
- a CDS encoding DNA polymerase domain-containing protein yields the protein MEGWILDIYPSENGGMVIWLKQRNGKTVRLIDKWSPSIYVCADDFGKVLRIPEVRLLVNDFGYEDKIAEITDKECKKVLRLTLKNARDMGRLARIVYYSAPYDWHRIYNADIDPVQTYMYEHDLFPLALINIECVKGNARWHLLDSVESIDYELPVLKEVEIRLHHDRQGVLVKPTDRIKSIELLIEDGNIVIEGNERDVLLQLVDNVREIDPDIIYIDKGDSFVVPSLLYRAHTHGISSQIILGRDKEPVVLPKKKGSSYYSYGKVIYRPRPIRFHGRVHVDTFNTFVHAACGLNGLIEVARTCRVPLDTTTRASIGRIMTSIEFYHAYKDNILIPWKPTLAERFKSAYDLMVGDRGGFIFEPKVGVHDNVGEIDFSSLYPTLMLKKNISAETVACDCCPDSHLRVPELNYNICEKRIGIIPKSLDLLIQKRARYKELKKSADGSAREIYDARQTALKWVLVSCFGYLGFRNAKFGRIDAHMAVCAFARKALFDALKIAEGNAYEIVHGIVDSLWLKKRNASEEDYLELCSKIRDDTGLPISFEGIYKWIAFLPSKMYDRIPVLNRYFGVFKNGEIKIRGIEARKHDTPEFIRKCQMEMLQAMSRYSNAREVRENIMEAVQVLVRYVKALEDRQVPIEDLIIHKQLSKDALDYRKDILQAVVARQLFKRGRKLNAGESISYLITDYQNKNPDRRAVHADMIDGQQYDVKKYSSMLIDASNTILQPFNVTGSLLKEKEQLKQLLDRATPNKVQEVLTKLYRFP